Below is a window of Brachyspira hampsonii DNA.
GAAAATGCTATCAATTATTATAAATTGGCTTTTGATATAAATGATTCATATTCATATTGCAATAATATAGCCAACTCATACTATCAGTTAAAAAATTATGAAGATGCTCTGCTTTGGTATAATAGATCCATAGAAAGACTTCATTCACCATATATAACTAAATTAAATCATGAAGTATTAACTAATTATACAGTTTCGCAAAATATAGTAACAAACACAATATTTATATTTGATGTTAATAATACGGCTTCCAATGAATCTGCAACTAATATATCAATAGCTTCAAATGAATCATTAACAAATGAATTTATATCAACTAATATAACTGCCACTGCTATAACTACAAACACATCAGCAACAAATTTATCATCTGATACCAATGCAATATCCGATGCTATAAATAATCTTAATGCAGCAAATGAAAATATAAAAAATACATTGGACAGTACATTCACAAAACTTCCATTATTTACAAATGTAGTTATAACAAATACATATACAAATGATTATGAATTTACAAATACAACTGTAATATTTGAAGCAAATGCTAATTTTAATTTAGAAGTAGTAAATCCTTCAGTGTCAGAAACTTCACTGCCTCCTGATAATGTTACTAATGAAGCCGCTGCAGGTGATTCAAACACTGTTGCTATGTCCACAAATTCAACAGTTACAGGCTCTACTTATGTAATAACAGAAGAAAATCCATTTATAGTAACAAATATAGTTATAATGACTAATGTTATGGATACCAATGGAAATATGGTAGAAATAAAAACGAATATAGCTTCAGTAGATGCTTATAATACTTGGGCTTTATATTACAGTGCCTATCTTAATATGGGACATACCTTTTTAGCACTTGGCGAAATAACTAATGCGGCTATATCCTATGAAATATTTTTAACTAATGTAGGAAATGATTATTATCAAAAAGAATCTTTAGAAAGAGTTATATCACTTATAAGAAGTAATGACACATCAATTAAATTTATACCTTTTACTAATAATCATAGAGTAAATACAAATAATGACGGAAGCATAACAACAGAAACTATATTCCCTAATTTTGATTATGAAAGGGAAACTATATACCCTAATGGTGTTAGAATAATTTATGAAAATGGAAAAATAGAAAAGACAAAAATGTATTCTAATAATTATGAAATTTCAGATACCGTATACCCTTACGGAAAAAGAGAAATAGAGACAGTATTTGAAAACGGAGACAAAAGATTAGAAACATATATGGCAGATAATTCAAAAGCAATAAATACAAAAACTTCTGCCGGAGATACTTTTGAATATACTTTATATCCGGATGGTTCATTTATAAATAGAAAAACTTTGGACAGCAACAAAGCATTTGTAGTGGAAAGATCCGACGGTTCTATAACAACAAATTACAAAGATAATAACGGAGCATTCTTCTATACAAGAAGTTTAGACGGAACAGAGGTAAAAAGAACTGAAGATAATCTAGGCAATATTACAACTGAAACTAAAAGAGTTGACGGAGCTGTTATAGTAAAAACAGAGAATCCTGACGGAAGTTATGTAGTAGTTGCTAATTATATAGACGGAAGCATAGGAACTACAACAGTAGATACTAACGGAACAAGCAATTTAAAAATAGTTTATCCTGATGGAAGGGTTGAAGAAAGAAACTCTACAGGAGCAGGGGCAGGTACATTCTCATACAATATTAAAGCTGATGACGGAAGCATTATAACAAAAACTTATAATGATGACGGTTCATTTACTGTTGTAACTAAAAAAGTTGACGGTACAGTAATAACTGATACGGTTGCAGAAGATACTACAAGCGAAATAAAAATGCCTGACGGTACTACTATAAAAAGAATAATTAAACAAGACGGCTCAAAAGAAACTACTACTATTAATAGCGATTCAAGCACCGTAACTGAAATTATAGCAGCCGATTCAAGCAGTATAACTACAACAGTCAGACCTAATGGATCAAGAACCGTAGTAATAAAAGATACTGTAGGAAATACAGAAACAACAACAACAGAAGCAGATGGAAGTACATCAACTACAAAAACTTATACAGACGGCAGAACAACAGTCAATGAGATAAGAGCCGATGGTGTTACTATAGATATAGACAATGACGGAAGAAATAAAACTACTGTGGCAAGAGATGCTGAAGGGTATGTACTAGAGATGAAACAGTACAGAAATGAAGACCCTGAAATAACTTTACTTGATTATTTAGGAGAGCCTGTAGAAGCAGAAATTGCAAAAACAGTAATTAAAAGAACGGATTTAAATATAAGAGTAGAAGATATTGATAACCTTAAACTGCCTCCGCCTCCTCCTGAACCGGAACCTGCAGAAAATACAACTGTTACAGATGACACAGCTGCAGAAGGCACAGCAAATGATACAGTTACAGATGATACAGGAAATACGGCTAGCGATACTGTTGAAGATGATACAGCTGCAGGAGATACAGCAAATACTGATAACACTGCAGGCACAGATAACACAGTATTACCGGATGCAGCGGCAAATTAACAATTAAATAAAATTAATATAAAATAAAAGAGCCATAATTTTATGGCTCTTTTTTATATTCTAATAATTATTTAATTAAAATAAACCTTTTATCTTGCCATTTTCATCTATATCTATATTGCATGCTACAGGTATCTTAGGAAGTCCCGGCATGTCTATAATGCCTCCAGCCATAGCAATGATAAATCCTGCCCCTGATGCAAGTTTTATTTCATCAATATTTAATGTATAGCCTTTAGGAGCATTCAATAAAGCAGGATTATCAGATATTGATTTTTGAGTTTTTGATATACATATTGGAAGATTTCCAAATCCCATATCTTCTATCCTATTCATCATCTTTAAAGCCTTATTAGAAAACTTAACATCACCTGCTGAATATATTTCTTTACATATAGTTTCTATTTTTTCTTTTATACTCTTATCCAATTCATACAAAGGTTTATAATTTGATTCTTTAGAAGCCGCTTTCAAAACTTTATGAGATAAATCTATTGCCCCCTCTCCTCCTCTAGCCCAAACTTCACATAATGAAATATCAACTCCTTTACTCTCGCAATGTTTTGTTATGCATTCTATCTCTTTATCAGTATCAGAAACAAATTTATTAATAGCAACTACCACAGGGACATTATATTTCTGCATATTCTCAATATGTTTATCTAAATTTTCAAAACCTTTATTTAAAGCATCTAAATCTTCTTTATTAATATCAGAAGCTCCGCCATGATGTTTTAATGCCCTTATAGTAGCAACTAATACTATACAATTAGGCTTTAAACCAGCTGCACGGCATTTTATATCAAGAAATTTTTCAGCACCCAAATCCGCAGCAAAACCCGCCTCTGTGATAGTATAATCAGATAATTTTAAAGCCATTTTTGTTGCAAGTATAGAATTACATCCATGAGCAATATTAGCAAAAGGTCCTCCATGAACTATAACAGGCGTATTCTCTAGTGTCTGAACTAAATTCGGTTTTATAGCATCTTTAAGCAGTGTACATGCCGCACCTTCTATTTTTAAATCTTTTACTCTCAAAGGATTATCATTTATATCATAAGCAAATATAATATTTCCTATTCTCTCTTTTAAATCCATTAATGAATTTGATAAGCAAAGTATAGCCATAACTTCAGATGATACAGTAATTTGAAATGATGACTGCCTTACAACTCCGTTCTCACTTCCTCCAAGACCTATCACTATATCTCTTAATGCTCTGTCATTCATATCCAGAACTCTTTTGAATACTATCTTATTAAGATCTATTTTTAATTCATTCCCCTGTTTGATATGATTATCAATACAAGCAGATATTAAATTATGGGCACTGCTTATAGCATGAAAATCTCCATTAAAATGCAAATTAATATCTTCCATAGGTACAATTTGAGAATATCCTCCTCCGCATGCACCGCCTTTTATACCAAATACAGGTCCAAGAGAAGGCTCTCTTAAAGCAGCAACAGCATTCTCTCCTATTTTATTTAATCCTTGAGTAAGTCCTATTGTAACTGTTGATTTTCCCTCCCCTGCCGGTGTCGGAGTTATTGCCGTTACTAAAACTAATTTTCCATCATTCTTATCCTTTAATTTATTTAATAATGATAATTCTATCTTTGCCTTATATTTTCCGTATACCTCATAATCATCATCTGTTAGTTTCAGCTTTTCAGCTATTTTTTCTATCCTTTCTAATTTACACTCTTGGGCTATTTCTATGTCTGTTTTCATATATACTCCAATTAAACAATTTTTTATATACATTCAAAATATACTATAATTTTAAAATATTTGATAGTTATAATTTTTTATAAAATAAAAAAATATTATTGAATTTTGTTAAATTATTATTATAATCTTTAAAAGTTTTAAATATTTACTAAAAATAAAATTTATTTAAATATTAAAAAAGGATTGCCAATGGATAAAGTAAATATAAGTCTTATAGGTGTAGGAAGAATGGGCCAATTCCATTTAAATGTTGTAAGCCAAATAAATCAAATAAATTTATCAGGTATATATGATGCCGATGAAAATCATTTAAATGAAATATCAAAAAAATTCAATATAAGAAAATTTAATAGTATAGATGAAGCAATAGATAATGCTGACGCTGTTATAATAGCAAGCCCTACAATATATCATTTTGAAATAGCGAAAAAAGCTGTAGAAAAAGGAAAACATGTATTAGTGGAAAAACCAATGACAGAAACTTATGCTCAGGCCTTAGAATTAGAAGAAATTGTAAAACAAAAAAATGTTATATTTCAAGTTGGGCATGTTGAAAGATTTAATGGTGCCGTACAGGAACTTCATCATATAATAGAAAAACCTTATTTAATAGAAGCTAGAAGATTAGCACCTTTTACTCCTCGTATTGCCGATGTAGGCGTTGTATTCGATATAATGATTCATGATTTGGATATAGTAACTTCTTTGGTGAAAAAACCAATAATAAAATTTTCAGCAAGTGGAAAAAGAATCAGAACAAAAAATGAAGATATTGCAAGTGCATTATTAGAGTTTGAAGATTCAACTATAGCAACTATAAGTGCAAGCAGAGTAACTCAGGAAAAAATAAGAACCTTAGCAATTAGTACAGAAGAAGCATATTTCCTATTGGATTATGCCACTCAGGATATAACTATACATAGACAGGCAGCAAGTCAAAGTAATATAAAAACATCAGTTGGTATTAATTATAAGCAGGAATCTATAATAGAAAGAGTATTTATACATAGAGATAATCCGCTTAAATTAGAAGATGAGCATTTTGCCAACTGCATATTAGGAAAAGATAAAAGATTCGTATCTATTGAAAATGATGTTAATACTATAAAATTAACTGAAGATATTCTAAAAGAAATTAAAAAGACTTGGTAATTAATTTTAATCTTAATAAAAAATAATTGCTTAATATAATTAAAGAAATTTGATTATATTAAGCAATTATAATAATTAGGAAAAGCAATTTAAAAATAATATCTTCCTCCAATACTTATTCTTCCAAATCCCGCTTTATTAATTTTATCAGGATATCCAAGTTCTTTGCCGTCAGGTACAAGATGAAGTCCGCCGCCGAACTCCAACACTATACCAACATGTTCGCTTACATTAATATTAAAGCCTGCCCCACCGCCGACTTCCCAATAATATGGCGGATCAAATAAAAATTTTCCGCTTTTATCAGGATCAAAAGATAAAAATCCGAAACTAGCAAAAGCAAAACCATATCTTGCTATAGTTACCTTTCCTACATACTCATCATTATTTCCAAATGTGAATTTCTGCATAAGCCCTAACTGATACATTTGAGGATTATCATCATATATTTTTGAACCTGTTACAGTAGTATAACTTTTAATTTGAAAATTATTATATTTCATTATCTTAAATCCAAACTCTATATTAACACTTGTCTTTATAGAATCTGCACTGCTGAATAATCCTATAGAGAAAAATCTATTATCCAATACAGACTGAAATCCTTTTTTTTCTTCTTTATTATCTTTATTTTCTTCACTATAAATAATATCAAATAAAGATAAAAAAAGAATATTAATATAAAAAATATGTTTTAATATTTTCATTGATTGCCCTTTAATAATATATAAATATTATTCATTTAGTTTAATATTGTAAAGTCATTCTATGTTATCTAATTCTGTTTTATTTATATCACCTTCTTTTATAGTTCTTATCTGCGTAAAGAAGTATAAATACTTTGAAATAAATAGTATTACAAGAACTATTCTAGCATACAAATTATTAACAAAAATAAATGTAACTATAAGCATTGCACTTACAGGCAAAAGTATTGTAAGTTTAGATTTCAAAGTCATAGCTCTTGAATTAATAAAACTTTCTAAATGTTTTTTATATAGCTTTGTAGACATAAACCAATCATGAAATCTTTTAGAACCTTTAGCAAAAAAGAAAGAAGCGAGCAGAAGAAAAGGTGTAGTAGGCAAAATTGGAACTACTATTCCCACAGCCCCTATACCTACAAAAATGAAACCTAAACATATAAATAATATTCTCATATTATACCTTTAAAATTGAATTTTCTATTTTTATTAAAATTATGCTTTATCATAACAATAATATGTTTCAATGCTATTATATGGTGATAAAAAAGCATTCTCTTTCCAGAAAAAGCCATAATATCTTTTATTTTCTCTTTCATATCTTTTTTATAGCATTGAGAAGTGCATGCACTGCAGAAAGTTTTTGTTTCCATAAATCTGCACTTATCAGTTCTTATACTGGCATAATTATATATGTTTTCACATTCCTTGCAAATATTTTTACTGCCGAAAGTTTTATTATAAAATTTATGATATCTTTTATGATTATTCCTGCAGTAAATTTCTATCATACAAAGCATAGTTTTTTTCTCATTCTCTCTTTTTTTATATATTCTGTATTCTTCATCACTATAACATAAAAAAAAGCAATAATCTTTTATCATTTTAATAACCTTTATTTGTTTTGTGTATTGGGCATCTTAAAAATTAAGACACCCAATAAATCTATTCTCCCAATATCAATAATTCAGCAAATTAAAACTTCCAAGTAATACCTGTACTTCCATTGAAGGCAAGAGCACTGTTTGCACTATTTCCAATACCATCAACAGTAGTAGCCCCTCCAATCTGAGCTTCAAAATACCATTCCAAATTAGGTTTAGGAGTAATATATAGCTCTCCGTATACCAAATATCCCACAGAGTAGAACAAAGGCGGTATTCTTACAGGTTTTGAGCTGCTAGCATAGGTATTAATTCCTCCTGTAATCATAGAAAATGAAATAGCAGGCTCAAAATAAACACTTATAAACTCACTTTCAGCAGTAAATCCTACAGGCATAGATACACCTATAAACTGAGGTTTTGTAAGATAATATTCTGTTCC
It encodes the following:
- a CDS encoding tetratricopeptide repeat protein; the protein is MKKILSIIIIFILISLSSMLLAQNAAPNDERNIDREFYNAEKLFFQKKYNFAREAFLLYLKRRPLSTNDMLYYYIGACYFQDKQYENAINYYKLAFDINDSYSYCNNIANSYYQLKNYEDALLWYNRSIERLHSPYITKLNHEVLTNYTVSQNIVTNTIFIFDVNNTASNESATNISIASNESLTNEFISTNITATAITTNTSATNLSSDTNAISDAINNLNAANENIKNTLDSTFTKLPLFTNVVITNTYTNDYEFTNTTVIFEANANFNLEVVNPSVSETSLPPDNVTNEAAAGDSNTVAMSTNSTVTGSTYVITEENPFIVTNIVIMTNVMDTNGNMVEIKTNIASVDAYNTWALYYSAYLNMGHTFLALGEITNAAISYEIFLTNVGNDYYQKESLERVISLIRSNDTSIKFIPFTNNHRVNTNNDGSITTETIFPNFDYERETIYPNGVRIIYENGKIEKTKMYSNNYEISDTVYPYGKREIETVFENGDKRLETYMADNSKAINTKTSAGDTFEYTLYPDGSFINRKTLDSNKAFVVERSDGSITTNYKDNNGAFFYTRSLDGTEVKRTEDNLGNITTETKRVDGAVIVKTENPDGSYVVVANYIDGSIGTTTVDTNGTSNLKIVYPDGRVEERNSTGAGAGTFSYNIKADDGSIITKTYNDDGSFTVVTKKVDGTVITDTVAEDTTSEIKMPDGTTIKRIIKQDGSKETTTINSDSSTVTEIIAADSSSITTTVRPNGSRTVVIKDTVGNTETTTTEADGSTSTTKTYTDGRTTVNEIRADGVTIDIDNDGRNKTTVARDAEGYVLEMKQYRNEDPEITLLDYLGEPVEAEIAKTVIKRTDLNIRVEDIDNLKLPPPPPEPEPAENTTVTDDTAAEGTANDTVTDDTGNTASDTVEDDTAAGDTANTDNTAGTDNTVLPDAAAN
- a CDS encoding YbaN family protein, whose product is MRILFICLGFIFVGIGAVGIVVPILPTTPFLLLASFFFAKGSKRFHDWFMSTKLYKKHLESFINSRAMTLKSKLTILLPVSAMLIVTFIFVNNLYARIVLVILFISKYLYFFTQIRTIKEGDINKTELDNIE
- a CDS encoding Gfo/Idh/MocA family protein; this encodes MDKVNISLIGVGRMGQFHLNVVSQINQINLSGIYDADENHLNEISKKFNIRKFNSIDEAIDNADAVIIASPTIYHFEIAKKAVEKGKHVLVEKPMTETYAQALELEEIVKQKNVIFQVGHVERFNGAVQELHHIIEKPYLIEARRLAPFTPRIADVGVVFDIMIHDLDIVTSLVKKPIIKFSASGKRIRTKNEDIASALLEFEDSTIATISASRVTQEKIRTLAISTEEAYFLLDYATQDITIHRQAASQSNIKTSVGINYKQESIIERVFIHRDNPLKLEDEHFANCILGKDKRFVSIENDVNTIKLTEDILKEIKKTW
- a CDS encoding nitrous oxide-stimulated promoter family protein, producing the protein MIKDYCFFLCYSDEEYRIYKKRENEKKTMLCMIEIYCRNNHKRYHKFYNKTFGSKNICKECENIYNYASIRTDKCRFMETKTFCSACTSQCYKKDMKEKIKDIMAFSGKRMLFYHHIIALKHIIVMIKHNFNKNRKFNFKGII
- a CDS encoding formate--tetrahydrofolate ligase, translated to MKTDIEIAQECKLERIEKIAEKLKLTDDDYEVYGKYKAKIELSLLNKLKDKNDGKLVLVTAITPTPAGEGKSTVTIGLTQGLNKIGENAVAALREPSLGPVFGIKGGACGGGYSQIVPMEDINLHFNGDFHAISSAHNLISACIDNHIKQGNELKIDLNKIVFKRVLDMNDRALRDIVIGLGGSENGVVRQSSFQITVSSEVMAILCLSNSLMDLKERIGNIIFAYDINDNPLRVKDLKIEGAACTLLKDAIKPNLVQTLENTPVIVHGGPFANIAHGCNSILATKMALKLSDYTITEAGFAADLGAEKFLDIKCRAAGLKPNCIVLVATIRALKHHGGASDINKEDLDALNKGFENLDKHIENMQKYNVPVVVAINKFVSDTDKEIECITKHCESKGVDISLCEVWARGGEGAIDLSHKVLKAASKESNYKPLYELDKSIKEKIETICKEIYSAGDVKFSNKALKMMNRIEDMGFGNLPICISKTQKSISDNPALLNAPKGYTLNIDEIKLASGAGFIIAMAGGIIDMPGLPKIPVACNIDIDENGKIKGLF